The following coding sequences lie in one Apium graveolens cultivar Ventura chromosome 3, ASM990537v1, whole genome shotgun sequence genomic window:
- the LOC141711991 gene encoding cyclin-dependent kinase A-1-like isoform X1, translating into MEDVLNEIKGLKLIVIGELIEIRDLISKMNEKIDDIKVQNAYTKEEGIDALGYYSTSDVIGSGSKATVYEVITRDNNAKYAMKAIDMHKNQLTLDMAREITTLSDVKHSNIVKLEEVFSHGNLIYLIMEHAGQDLNIFLQLYGKQPVEITKAWLRELLSAVDFIHKKGLIHRDLKPENIMIGSEKNLKVADFGSVIRCFDDTDLSPAVTTVPFRAPEIHLGCDVYGKAIDMWAVGCIFAEMMEGEGLFGPDSEFDIIHQIFRKIGAPSPQSWMCNLPNFPKDDLYQYPEVSQIVPSLDVLGDDLLKKMLVIDPFKRITAEEALNHPYLKEKGSFCAFKPLILVEASKVAEAIHFYKSVFGAEEVRDTHAKRKADQELPLICAELKLAATNFLISNDPSEALTGMSFLLEIEDFEAAIDRALNAGAISVDENAIGKRSGCGLVVGKVKDPYGVTWEITSVM; encoded by the exons ATGGAAGATGTTTTGAATGAAATCAAGGGATTAAAATTGATTGTAATTGGTGAGTTGATCGAAATACGAGATTTAATCTCCAAAATGAATGAGAAAATTGATGATATAAAGGTTCAGAATGCTTATACAAAAGAAGAAGGCATT GATGCACTGGGATACTATTCCACTTCTGATGTTATTGGATCTGGGAGCAAGGCAACAGTGTATGAAGTTATTACACGTGATAATAATGCAAAATATGCTATGAAAGCTATAGATATGCATAAGAATCAATTGACTCTAGATATGGCAAGAGAAATTACAACATTATCAGATGTTAAACACTCTAACATTGTCAAGTTGGAGGAAGTATTTTCACATGGAAATTTAATATACTTGATAATGGAGCATGCTGGGCAGGATTTAAATATCTTTTTACAACTATATGGGAAGCAACCTGTTGAAATTACCAAG GCATGGCTCAGAGAACTTTTGTCGGCTGTGGACTTCATACACAAGAAAGGCTTGATACATCGCGATTTAAAGCCCGAAAATATAATGATAGGGAGTGAGAAAAATCTAAAAGTTGCTGATTTTGGATCGGTGATTAGGTGTTTTGATGACACAGATTTATCTCCTGCG GTTACTACTGTCCCTTTTCGAGCTCCAGAGATCCATTTGGGATGTGATGTATACGGCAAGGCGATTGACATGTGGGCTGTAGGTTGCATATTCGCTGAAATGATGGAGGGTGAGGGTCTATTTGGCCCGGATTCTGAGTTTGATATAATACATCAAATATTTAG AAAAATTGGCGCACCAAGCCCTCAAAGTTGGATGTGCAATTTGCCGAACTTCCCAAAAGATGATTTGTATCAATACCCTGAG GTATCTCAAATTGTACCAAGCCTTGATGTATTGGGTGATGATCTGCTCAAGAAAATGCTTGTAATTGATCCATTTAAGAGGATCACCGCTGAAGAAGCTTTAAACCATCCATATCTGAAGGAAAAGGGGTCATTCTGTGCATTCAAGCCTCTGATATTGGTGGAGGCTTCTAAAGTTGCTGAAGCCATACATTTCTATAAGTCGGTGTTTGGAGCTGAAGAGGTCCGTGACACGCATGCCAAAAGGAAGGCTGATCAAGAGCTCCCGCTCATTTGTGCGGAATTAAAACTTGCTGCAACCAATTTTCTCATCTCCAATGACCCTTCTGAGGCTTT AACTGGAATGTCATTCCTCCTGGAGATTGAGGACTTTGAAGCTGCTATTGACAGGGCATTGAATGCTGGAGCTATTTCTGTGGATGAAAATGCTATAGGGAAAAGATCAGGTTGTGGTTTGGTTGTTGGGAAAGTGAAGGATCCATATGGTGTCACCTGGGAGATTACTTCTGTCATGTAA
- the LOC141711992 gene encoding uncharacterized protein LOC141711992 — MEESIQKLLRIRIMSRRTQVLKEVTADFIAAAKGMHLEVSGPSWIPPKVVDIKTRLAPGPDGTNLLGNFELRIHENLVEVFSSTELVEQIISGFNVWGVDFEVIGAGVRGWSREQGQTGASFGLSQSPQASGFDLTSLSISMEESRQKQLHIRIISRRLQALKKVSADFVAVAKGMHLKVSGPSWMPPKVVDIKTRLAPCSYGTNLRGNFNLCFHENLVKVLSSTEVVEQIISGFNEWDVKFEVIVGV, encoded by the exons atgGAGGAATCCATACAGAAGCTGCTTCGTATCAGAATTATGTCAAGGAGAACGCAAGTCCTCAAAGAAG TAACTGCTGATTTTATCGCTGCTGCAAAGGGCATGCACCTCGAGGTCTCGGGTCCTTCCTGGATACCACCAAAGGTTGTGGATATTAAGACGAGATTAGCCCCAGGCCCTGATG GAACTAACCTTCTTGGTAATTTTGAGTTACGTATTCACGAGAATCTCGTTGAAGTCTTCAGCTCCACTGAGTTGGTTGAGCAGATCATTTCTGGTTTTAATGTATGGGGAGTCGACTTTGAGGTTATAGGTGCTGGTGTAAGAGGCTGGAGCCGTGAGCAGGGACAAACTGGTGCGAGCTTTGGGTTAAGTCAGTCGCCTCAGGCCTCAG GTTTCGATCTTACGTCTCTCTCTATCTCGATGGAGGAATCCAGACAGAAGCAGCTTCATATCAGAATTATCTCAAGGAGATTGCAAGCCCTCAAGAAAG TATCTGCTGATTTTGTCGCGGTTGCGAAGGGCATGCACCTCAAGGTCTCGGGTCCTTCCTGGATGCCACCAAAGGTTGTGGATATTAAGACGAGATTAGCCCCATGCTCCTATG GAACTAACCTTCGTGGCAATTTTAACCTATGTTTTCACGAGAATCTCGTTAAAGTCCTCAGCTCAACTGAGGTGGTTGAGCAGATCATTTCTGGTTTTAATGAATGGGATGTCAAGTTTGAGGTTATAGTTGGTGTATGA
- the LOC141711991 gene encoding cyclin-dependent kinase A-1-like isoform X2, protein MEDVLNEIKGLKLIVIGELIEIRDLISKMNEKIDDIKVQNAYTKEEGIDALGYYSTSDVIGSGSKATVYEVITRDNNAKYAMKAIDMHKNQLTLDMAREITTLSDVKHSNIVKLEEVFSHGNLIYLIMEHAGQDLNIFLQLYGKQPVEITKAWLRELLSAVDFIHKKGLIHRDLKPENIMIGSEKNLKVADFGSVIRCFDDTDLSPAVTTVPFRAPEIHLGCDVYGKAIDMWAVGCIFAEMMEGEGLFGPDSEFDIIHQIFRKIGAPSPQSWMCNLPNFPKDDLYQYPEVSQIVPSLDVLGDDLLKKMLVIDPFKRITAEEALNHPYLKEKGSFCAFKPLILVEASKVAEAIHFYKSVFGAEEVRDTHAKRKADQELPLICAELKLAATNFLISNDPSEAL, encoded by the exons ATGGAAGATGTTTTGAATGAAATCAAGGGATTAAAATTGATTGTAATTGGTGAGTTGATCGAAATACGAGATTTAATCTCCAAAATGAATGAGAAAATTGATGATATAAAGGTTCAGAATGCTTATACAAAAGAAGAAGGCATT GATGCACTGGGATACTATTCCACTTCTGATGTTATTGGATCTGGGAGCAAGGCAACAGTGTATGAAGTTATTACACGTGATAATAATGCAAAATATGCTATGAAAGCTATAGATATGCATAAGAATCAATTGACTCTAGATATGGCAAGAGAAATTACAACATTATCAGATGTTAAACACTCTAACATTGTCAAGTTGGAGGAAGTATTTTCACATGGAAATTTAATATACTTGATAATGGAGCATGCTGGGCAGGATTTAAATATCTTTTTACAACTATATGGGAAGCAACCTGTTGAAATTACCAAG GCATGGCTCAGAGAACTTTTGTCGGCTGTGGACTTCATACACAAGAAAGGCTTGATACATCGCGATTTAAAGCCCGAAAATATAATGATAGGGAGTGAGAAAAATCTAAAAGTTGCTGATTTTGGATCGGTGATTAGGTGTTTTGATGACACAGATTTATCTCCTGCG GTTACTACTGTCCCTTTTCGAGCTCCAGAGATCCATTTGGGATGTGATGTATACGGCAAGGCGATTGACATGTGGGCTGTAGGTTGCATATTCGCTGAAATGATGGAGGGTGAGGGTCTATTTGGCCCGGATTCTGAGTTTGATATAATACATCAAATATTTAG AAAAATTGGCGCACCAAGCCCTCAAAGTTGGATGTGCAATTTGCCGAACTTCCCAAAAGATGATTTGTATCAATACCCTGAG GTATCTCAAATTGTACCAAGCCTTGATGTATTGGGTGATGATCTGCTCAAGAAAATGCTTGTAATTGATCCATTTAAGAGGATCACCGCTGAAGAAGCTTTAAACCATCCATATCTGAAGGAAAAGGGGTCATTCTGTGCATTCAAGCCTCTGATATTGGTGGAGGCTTCTAAAGTTGCTGAAGCCATACATTTCTATAAGTCGGTGTTTGGAGCTGAAGAGGTCCGTGACACGCATGCCAAAAGGAAGGCTGATCAAGAGCTCCCGCTCATTTGTGCGGAATTAAAACTTGCTGCAACCAATTTTCTCATCTCCAATGACCCTTCTGAGGCTTTGTAA
- the LOC141711994 gene encoding peptidyl-prolyl cis-trans isomerase FKBP17-2, chloroplastic: MATFFGSPPFVSYPVTRAQHISSSSQTPPPQQPPNSPSQSPVPPPPAQPLSATSSEPISPVTLPDKKQKSAVSTKADSTDWIASSLTRRFGLGAGLAWAGFLAVGVLSEQIKTRLEVIQQEANTKDVDKEEEVVLPNGIRYYELRVGGGATPRPGDLMVIDLKGSVQGSDKAFVDTFDGDKRPLAIFMGSRPYSRGMCEGIEYVLRSMKSGGKRRVIIPSSLGFGEDGADLNSGVQIPAFATLEYIVQVDKVSIAPA, translated from the exons ATGGCTACTTTCTTTGGCTCTCCACCATTTGTTTCATATCCAGTTACTAGAGCTCAGCATATTTCATCATCTTCTCAAACTCCTCCTCCTCAGCAACCACCAAATTCGCCTTCTCAATCTCCCGTTCCACCGCCTCCAGCCCAACCTCTAAGTGCAACATCCTCAGAGCCAATATCACCTGTCACCTTACCTGACAAGAAACAAAAATCTGCTGTTTCCACAAAAGCTGATTCGACTGACTGGATAGCCTCGTCGTTGACTAGACGATTCGGGCTTGGTGCTGGCCTTGCATGGGCTGGTTTTCTAGCTGTTGGTGTTCTTTCTGAACAAATCAAAACTCGCCTTGAAGTCATTCAGCAAGAAgcaaacacaaa GGATGTCGACAAGGAAGAAGAAGTGGTGCTACCTAATGGCATAAG GTACTATGAGTTGAGGGTGGGTGGTGGTGCTACCCCGAGGCCAGGAGATTTGATGGTGATTGATCTCAAGGGAAGTGTCCAAGGCAGTGACAAAGCATTTGTGGATACATTTGATGGTGACAAAAGACCACTAGCTATATTCATGGGATCAAGGCCTTATAGTAGGGGAATGTGTGAAGGAATTGAATATGTTTTGAGAAGCATGAAATCTGGTGGAAAGAGGAGAGTCATAATTCCTTCAAGCTTAGGATTCGGAGAAGATGGTGCTGATTTGAACTCGGGTGTGCAAATTCCTGCATTCGCAACACTAGAGTATATTGTACAGGTTGACAAAGTATCAATTGCACCTGCATAA